One genomic window of Streptomonospora nanhaiensis includes the following:
- a CDS encoding ABC transporter substrate-binding protein codes for MRSARRLPAVLLLAALTLSACGGGQEPADQDQGAASPGEGFPVTVEDGTGEVTIEARPERIVSLSPSSTEMLFEIGAGDQVVAADEFSNYPEDAPTTDLSGFTPSVEAVSEYNPDLVIMARDAEDAAAQLREVDVPVLLIPAAETLDDTYSQMRMLGEATGHAQEADEAADRVESELDAVVQETTEEVGEVDLTYYHELDDGMYSATSQTFIGQVYERFGLENIADEAEDTAGGYPQLSAEFIVDQNPDLVFLAYEGEDAVADLRGRPAFDSVTAVKNDDIVQLDPDIASRWGPRVVDLAESVSEAVTAAARER; via the coding sequence GTGCGCAGCGCCCGTCGCCTGCCGGCCGTCCTGCTGCTGGCCGCACTCACCCTCTCCGCCTGCGGCGGCGGCCAGGAGCCCGCCGATCAGGACCAGGGAGCCGCCTCCCCCGGCGAGGGCTTCCCCGTCACCGTCGAGGACGGCACCGGCGAGGTCACCATCGAGGCCCGCCCCGAGCGCATCGTCTCGCTGTCGCCCAGCAGCACCGAGATGCTGTTCGAGATCGGCGCGGGCGACCAGGTGGTCGCCGCCGACGAGTTCTCCAACTACCCCGAGGACGCGCCCACCACCGACCTGTCGGGGTTCACCCCCAGTGTGGAGGCCGTCAGCGAGTACAACCCCGACCTGGTCATCATGGCCCGCGACGCCGAGGACGCCGCCGCCCAGCTGCGCGAGGTGGACGTCCCCGTGCTGCTGATCCCGGCCGCCGAGACCCTGGACGACACCTACTCCCAGATGCGCATGCTCGGCGAGGCCACCGGGCACGCCCAGGAGGCCGACGAGGCCGCCGACCGGGTGGAGTCCGAACTCGACGCGGTGGTCCAGGAGACCACCGAGGAGGTCGGCGAGGTCGACCTGACCTACTACCACGAGCTGGACGACGGCATGTACTCGGCGACCTCCCAGACCTTCATCGGGCAGGTCTACGAGCGGTTCGGCCTGGAGAACATCGCCGACGAGGCCGAGGACACCGCCGGAGGCTACCCCCAGCTCTCGGCGGAGTTCATCGTCGACCAGAACCCCGACCTCGTGTTCCTCGCCTACGAGGGCGAGGACGCCGTGGCCGACCTGCGCGGCCGCCCCGCCTTCGACTCCGTCACGGCGGTGAAGAACGACGACATCGTCCAGCTCGACCCCGACATCGCGTCCCGCTGGGGCCCGCGCGTGGTCGACCTCGCCGAGAGCGTCTCCGAGGCCGTCACGGCCGCCGCGCGGGAGCGGTAG
- a CDS encoding FecCD family ABC transporter permease, whose amino-acid sequence MRAPRPAWIWVPVSAGVLAAAMVVGAAAGSAGFGPLDAAAALLSRLPFSPVASPLNDLQFAVLVELRLPRVVLGAMVGGLLAAAGAAYQGVFRNPLADPYLLGAAGGAGLGATLVLAYGSDLLDSPRALVPVAAFVGALAGVAAAYLLGAVAGTGGTATLVLAGVAVSSFLSAGQTLVQMLRTQELRRIYTWLLGGLGRGGWDDVGMVAPYAAVGLAVLMVSGRLLDLLALGDEKAVSLGLNATAVRVAVIAAASLCTAAAVAVSGLIGFVGIVVPHIVRRLVGTGYRMILPVSLLTGAAFLVLVDIAARTAIAPAELPLGVVTAFLGAPFFVFVLRTTRNRAG is encoded by the coding sequence TTGCGCGCTCCCCGCCCGGCCTGGATCTGGGTACCGGTCTCGGCCGGCGTGCTGGCCGCCGCCATGGTGGTCGGCGCCGCCGCCGGCTCCGCCGGATTCGGTCCGCTCGACGCCGCCGCCGCCCTGCTGAGCCGGCTGCCGTTCTCGCCGGTGGCCTCGCCGCTGAACGACCTCCAGTTCGCGGTGCTGGTGGAGCTGCGGCTGCCGCGCGTGGTGCTGGGTGCCATGGTTGGCGGGCTGCTGGCCGCGGCCGGTGCCGCCTACCAGGGCGTCTTCCGCAACCCGCTGGCCGACCCCTACCTGCTGGGGGCGGCCGGCGGCGCCGGGCTGGGCGCCACCCTGGTGCTGGCCTACGGCTCCGACCTCCTGGACTCCCCGCGCGCCCTGGTGCCGGTGGCCGCGTTCGTCGGCGCGCTGGCCGGTGTCGCGGCGGCCTACCTGCTGGGCGCGGTCGCCGGGACCGGCGGCACCGCCACCCTGGTCCTGGCGGGGGTGGCGGTGTCGTCGTTCCTGTCGGCGGGCCAGACCCTGGTGCAGATGCTGCGCACCCAGGAGCTGCGGCGCATCTACACCTGGCTGCTGGGCGGCCTGGGGCGCGGCGGCTGGGACGACGTCGGCATGGTCGCGCCCTACGCCGCCGTCGGCCTGGCCGTGCTCATGGTCTCCGGCCGGCTGCTGGACCTGCTGGCGCTGGGCGACGAGAAGGCGGTCAGCCTCGGCCTCAACGCCACCGCCGTGCGGGTGGCCGTGATCGCCGCCGCCTCGCTGTGCACCGCCGCCGCGGTCGCCGTCAGCGGGCTGATCGGGTTCGTGGGCATCGTCGTGCCCCACATCGTCCGCCGCCTGGTGGGTACCGGCTACCGCATGATCCTGCCGGTGTCCCTGCTCACCGGCGCGGCCTTCCTCGTCCTCGTGGACATCGCCGCGCGCACCGCGATCGCCCCCGCCGAACTGCCGCTGGGCGTGGTCACAGCCTTCCTCGGCGCCCCGTTCTTCGTGTTCGTCCTCAGAACGACACGCAACAGAGCCGGGTGA
- the ftsY gene encoding signal recognition particle-docking protein FtsY, whose amino-acid sequence MDYTIFAVIIFVVALLVFGGVFLIRPRRPEAPPKAPPQEREDGAGTTTAEPEAAEEQGAGPVVVAPEPVPEAPPAPEIEMPPPSAGRLVRLRARLARSQNALGKGLLSLLSADRLDDSTWEEIEDTLITSDVGVTAATQIVESLRTKVKVLGSRTPEEVRGLLRAELLAQIETDQDRAVRTEPHAGGPAVVMVVGVNGTGKTTTTGKLARVLVGDGRSVVLGAADTFRAAAAEQLATWGSRVGAPVVRKDEGADPASVAFDAVSRGTADGADTVIVDTAGRLHTKTGLMDELGKVKRVIEKKTPVNEVLLVLDATTGQNGLRQARVFAEVVNITGIVLTKLDGTAKGGIIVQVQRELGVPVKLVGLGEGPDDLAPFDPEAFVDAILGDAE is encoded by the coding sequence ATGGACTACACGATCTTCGCCGTGATCATCTTCGTCGTCGCCCTGCTGGTGTTCGGCGGAGTCTTCCTGATCCGGCCCCGGCGGCCCGAGGCACCGCCCAAGGCGCCGCCGCAGGAGCGCGAGGACGGCGCCGGCACCACCACGGCCGAGCCCGAGGCCGCCGAGGAGCAGGGCGCCGGCCCGGTGGTGGTGGCGCCCGAGCCCGTGCCCGAGGCGCCGCCCGCTCCCGAGATCGAGATGCCCCCGCCCTCGGCGGGGCGGCTGGTGCGGCTGCGCGCCCGGCTGGCGCGCTCGCAGAACGCCCTGGGCAAGGGCCTGCTCAGCCTGCTGTCGGCCGACCGGCTGGACGACTCCACCTGGGAGGAGATCGAGGACACCCTCATCACCTCCGACGTCGGTGTCACCGCCGCCACCCAGATCGTGGAGAGCCTGCGCACCAAGGTGAAGGTGCTGGGCAGCCGCACGCCCGAGGAGGTGCGCGGCCTGCTGCGGGCCGAACTGCTGGCCCAGATCGAGACCGACCAGGACCGCGCCGTGCGCACCGAGCCGCACGCCGGGGGCCCGGCGGTGGTGATGGTCGTGGGCGTCAACGGCACCGGCAAGACCACCACCACCGGCAAGCTCGCCCGCGTGCTGGTGGGCGACGGCCGCAGCGTGGTGCTGGGCGCCGCCGACACCTTCCGCGCCGCCGCCGCCGAGCAGCTGGCCACGTGGGGCTCGCGGGTGGGCGCGCCGGTCGTGCGCAAGGACGAGGGCGCCGACCCCGCCAGCGTGGCCTTCGACGCGGTCTCGCGCGGGACCGCCGACGGCGCCGACACCGTCATCGTCGACACCGCCGGGCGGCTGCACACCAAGACCGGCCTGATGGACGAACTGGGCAAGGTCAAGCGCGTCATCGAGAAGAAGACCCCGGTGAACGAGGTCCTGCTGGTGCTGGACGCCACCACCGGCCAGAACGGGCTGCGCCAGGCGCGCGTCTTCGCCGAGGTCGTCAACATCACCGGCATCGTGCTCACCAAGCTCGACGGCACCGCCAAGGGCGGCATCATCGTCCAGGTCCAGCGCGAGCTGGGCGTGCCGGTCAAGCTGGTGGGCCTGGGCGAAGGGCCCGACGACCTCGCGCCCTTCGACCCCGAGGCGTTCGTCGACGCCATCCTCGGCGACGCGGAGTAG
- a CDS encoding ABC transporter permease subunit, which produces MRGPDVFGAFLRDNRRGVLGWSAGVAAVTALYTAFWPSMRESGAAMAALTRQMPEIAEAMGWSDLSTPEGYLRGTVFSLLTPILVTVASIAVGARAIAGDEEEGGLELVLAHPVSRARVLWQRFAALAAFDALLGAAVFAVPAVLDSPLELGIGLAELAAAAAAVALAGLCHGAAALALGAATGRRAYAIGGAAVLAAVGYLGNTLALQVEELEWLRFGSAFYYALGPDPLTNGLDPGFTAVLVAAPVALVALAGLRFDRRDVLV; this is translated from the coding sequence ATGCGGGGGCCTGACGTCTTCGGCGCGTTCCTGCGCGACAACCGGCGCGGCGTGCTCGGCTGGTCGGCCGGTGTGGCGGCGGTGACCGCGCTCTACACCGCGTTCTGGCCGTCGATGCGGGAGTCCGGCGCGGCCATGGCGGCGCTCACCCGGCAGATGCCCGAGATCGCCGAGGCCATGGGCTGGAGCGACCTGTCCACCCCCGAGGGCTACCTGCGCGGCACCGTGTTCTCCCTGCTGACCCCGATCCTGGTCACGGTGGCCTCGATCGCGGTGGGCGCCCGCGCCATCGCCGGCGACGAGGAGGAGGGCGGGCTGGAGCTGGTGCTGGCCCACCCGGTCAGCCGGGCCCGGGTGCTGTGGCAGCGCTTCGCCGCGCTGGCGGCCTTCGACGCGCTGCTGGGCGCGGCCGTGTTCGCGGTGCCGGCGGTGCTGGACTCCCCGCTGGAGCTGGGGATCGGCCTGGCGGAGCTGGCGGCGGCCGCGGCGGCGGTGGCGCTGGCGGGGTTGTGCCACGGCGCTGCGGCCCTGGCGCTGGGCGCCGCCACCGGGCGCCGGGCGTACGCCATCGGCGGGGCCGCGGTGCTGGCCGCGGTGGGCTACCTCGGCAACACCCTGGCCTTGCAGGTCGAGGAGCTGGAGTGGCTGCGGTTCGGCTCGGCGTTCTACTACGCGCTGGGCCCCGACCCGCTCACCAACGGGTTGGACCCCGGCTTCACCGCCGTGCTCGTGGCGGCGCCCGTGGCGCTGGTCGCGCTGGCCGGGCTGCGGTTCGACCGCCGCGACGTGCTGGTGTAG
- a CDS encoding ABC transporter ATP-binding protein, giving the protein MNAHPPVITCRALAKSYGRRRALAGVDLDVPEGTVFGFLGPNGAGKTTAIRILLDLVRRDSGEVAVLGADPRSGGVRLRRDVGYLPGELPLAARRPARDLLAFLGRLRGGVPRGEVERLAERLHLDLDRPLRGLSKGDRQKVGLVQAFMHRPRLLVLDEPTSGLDPLLRQEFLDMVREVRAEGRTVFMSSHVLSEVQDVADRAAVIRAGRIAALEDMDDLRERALRRVTLTFAEPVGAAEFAALEHVRDAAVDGATLTCTVEGSPDALVKQAARHTVLGLTSEEPDLEELFFTHYTEGGAARGAEAGDAGA; this is encoded by the coding sequence ATGAACGCCCATCCCCCCGTCATCACCTGCCGTGCGCTGGCCAAGAGCTACGGCCGCCGCCGCGCCCTGGCCGGCGTCGACCTCGACGTCCCCGAGGGCACCGTCTTCGGCTTCCTGGGACCCAACGGCGCCGGGAAGACCACGGCCATCCGGATCCTGCTCGACTTGGTCCGGCGCGACTCCGGCGAGGTCGCCGTCCTGGGCGCCGACCCCCGCTCCGGCGGGGTCCGGCTGCGCCGCGACGTGGGCTACCTGCCCGGCGAGCTGCCCCTGGCGGCCCGCCGCCCGGCCCGCGACCTGCTGGCCTTCCTGGGCCGGCTGCGCGGCGGGGTGCCCCGCGGCGAGGTCGAGCGGCTGGCCGAGCGCCTGCACCTGGACCTGGACCGCCCGCTGCGCGGCCTGTCCAAGGGCGACAGGCAGAAGGTGGGCCTGGTGCAGGCGTTCATGCACCGGCCGCGCCTGCTCGTCCTGGACGAGCCCACCAGCGGCCTGGACCCGCTGCTGCGGCAGGAGTTCCTGGACATGGTGCGCGAGGTCCGCGCCGAGGGCCGCACCGTGTTCATGTCGTCCCACGTCCTCAGCGAGGTGCAGGACGTCGCCGACCGGGCGGCCGTCATCCGCGCGGGCCGGATCGCGGCGCTGGAGGACATGGACGACCTGCGCGAGCGCGCGCTGCGCCGGGTCACCCTGACCTTCGCCGAGCCGGTCGGCGCGGCCGAGTTCGCCGCCCTGGAGCACGTGCGCGACGCGGCGGTCGACGGCGCGACCCTGACCTGCACGGTCGAGGGGAGCCCTGACGCGCTGGTCAAGCAGGCCGCCCGCCACACGGTGCTCGGCCTCACCAGCGAGGAGCCCGACCTGGAGGAGCTGTTCTTCACCCACTACACCGAGGGCGGGGCCGCCCGCGGAGCGGAGGCCGGCGATGCGGGGGCCTGA